From the genome of Deinococcus aerophilus:
AATCCAGAACGACTGCCCTCAGCGCTGGTCGGTTTCCACGTCCTGGTGGCGTACGTTCTGCTCTGCAGCAACCTCAAGCCGCTTTTTGCATGAGGTGCTTGGCGAGCAGAAATCTATCTGCTGGATGCTGTGAGCTGACGCTACCGGTTACGCCGCGCTGCAGGAGCCAGATAAGCTGGATGAAACGGCGCTGTCCGGGAATGCGTAGCGGCCCAATGTCGGTTCCCCCTATTGGGTGGGACGCGGCGACTGGGGGCCTCAGGCCATAAATGTGACAGGCAGCAGCAGAAAGAGTACTTATACCCCCGGCAATGCCTTCTCATCGTCATCTTAGTTTTTCTTATTCGCCCATTTATCGGGACTGGAGGGTGTGCCGTTGAACAGGGTTCACACCGTCCCGCTTGCCGTTGCTGCCAGCAGCCTCCTGTATGGCGCTCACGCCCAGACCAGCGCCGGCAAGGCGGAGCTGGCCCGCGAGAGCCTGGAGCCCAGCGTGGACCGCCTGATCCAAGTCGTGTCGGGCGCCGTGAGCGAGGCCGGCGGCGACCTGGCGCGCTCACAGGCCCCCTGGGTAATGGCCTTCAGCACCGGACACTACAAGGCCGATCCCTTGGGGGCCCAGGCTGCCCGGGAGCTTGCCAGTCAGTTTGTGGCCCGCCAGGCGGTCACTGGGGATCAGGTCACTGCGCGCGCGCCTGGGAGATGACCGGCTGGACCTACCGCAATCTGGCCGCCCTGACTCTGCCCATCGGGACGGACGCCGCGGCAGACCGGGCCCGAGCTGCCGGACTGTGGCCCACCACATCCGCTGTGGGCAGCGTCGGCGGCCACGACAACGAGCGCGTCGCCACCGAGCTGGCCAGTGAGTTCCAGGCCGACCACAGCGCGGTGCTGATCCTGTGGCGAGAGTCGCACGGAGGTTACGTTGCCAGAACCCCTCTCACCGAACTGTTGCACTTCAGGGCCTGCGGTCCCCCTTAACCAACCTGCTCTGATCGTCCCGCCAGCTCACCCGTGAGGCCCTGCGGCAGCCGCACAGTGAAGGTCGATCCCACGCCTTCGGTGCTGCTCACCTGGATGGTGGCGCCCATGGCCACGACCAGGTGATGGGAAACCGTCAACCCCACTCCTGCCCCGATGTTCTCTTCGGCGTCCCGTGCGCGCGATTGATCCGAACGGTAGAAGCGCTCGAAGGCATGGGGCAGGTCCTGCGTGGAAATGCCCTCCCCGGTGTCCCGCACTTTCAACCACCCCAACCTTCCACTGCCGTCTATCCGGACGGCGACGCCCCCGTGTTGCGTGTGCCGCAGGGCGTTCGAGGTCACCAGAACCTGGGTGACCCGGTCTGAATCAGCCACAACCAGGACGTCGCGCTGCACTTTCAGGGACAGGATAAGGCCTTGACTCACGAACGCCCGCCGAAGCTGCGCGCAGGCCACGCCAGCACGTTCTGCCAGCGGCAATTCTTGGATCTTGTTGTTACCCCTTGAGGTCGTCACATACCCAAAACACCGCCGTTTGGCGTGCCCGTTCGCGACCTGTCATACGTTCAGGGGTTCCCCGCCCAGCACAAGTTCAACCTGAAGATGTCCGGCGCGTAGCTCTTCTGCGAAATCCGTCTGTCACACTTTTACCCTTGATTGAAGTTATTGACGGTTGATGGGCGTGTGAACTGACGCACCAAAAGCTGGAAGAGGCGGCCCACCGTGGATGACGTTAGGAGACGCTCCTGGCCGGGTCAATATCACCGTGCGGCGCTGTGCATGGTGATATTGACCTTTCTTGGTGTGACCTCCCATTGACGCTGGCCCAGCGTCGCCTTTATTTATCAACGCTGAACATTCGGCCCCTACAGTCTGCGGTGCAATGTCCCCGCCCAGGCGGGAAAGGCATTCAGTGGCCTGATGAACTTCAGAGCGCATCGCCGCACTCCGGCATCACGCCGAACAAGGAACCCAGAATGGATATGACGATGATGACTCCCGCATGGCTGACGCCCCTGGCATGGATTTACGTCCTTGCCTCTGCGCTGACGGCCGTATTCCTCACGTATCTCGTCGCCGCCCGACAGCCACGCTCAGCGCTGGACTGGGTCTGGCCCCTGAGCGCCCTGTTCCTCGGACCAGCGGCCCTCGCACCGTACGCGCGCTGGGGCCGGGCACCCGGCAGCACACCACGGTCGGCAGGGGCACCGTTCGCTGTGGCGCTGCTGTCCGGGGCCGCCGCATCCACCATCGCCCATCTGATCGGCGTGCCGGTGGTCTTCGGAGCCGGCTGGACGATTGCCGGCCAGGCATTGTGGGCCGTGGCGCTCTTCATCCTGATTCTGGCCACTGCTCTGTTGTTTCTGGCAGAGTACGTTACCTCCGCAGGCCACCGATCAAGCGGCTTGGCCAGCCCATCTGCCGGTACCCTGCTTCTGGCCACCTTTGTGACTGTTCTGGCCTTCGATGTTGGTATGGTCGGCTGGATGCTGTATCTGCACACGAGCCAGCTCATGGCACCGATCAGCGACGTGGTGTTCGTGTTCCAGATGCAAGTTGGCATGATCCTGGGCATGCTGACCGCCTCGCCGGTCGTCGCGTGGTTTGCTTCCCGCCGAACCCTGGCCGCAGCAGTACACCAGATGGCCCCCATCACAGGCCGCTGACCATCCCTGAACAGGGGAACGCCATATCACCATGCCGTTCTCCTACCCGCTTACAGCAAAGAACAGAATAGCTGCAGTGCAGAGCGAGGCCTGGGCCACTCCTGGAGCAGTTCGGCGACCATCAAAAATCTGCTCAGGGTAGAGCTTCACTTCTGTCAAATGCTTCAGATCCTGGCTGAATCAAGACTTGCGCAGGCTGGATCCGTCGAACGCTGCGGCCAGCGGCACTTCCACCGTGAGGGTGGTTCCCACACCTGGCGTGCTCTCAATCCATATCTGGCCTGCCATCGCCTCGATGAGATGCCGCGAGACCGTGAGGCCGATTCCTGCCCCCACACTCTCCTCCGCGTCGCGGGCCCGGGACTGATCAGAGCGGTAAAACCGCTCGAACACGTGTGGCAGGTCTTCTGAGGCTATGCCTTCCCCCGTGTCCTGCACCTGCACGCACCCGCACTGTCCGGCTCTCTTCACCCGCACAGTCACGCCCCCCTGATGCGTGTGTCTCAGGGCATTGGCCAGCAAGTTGACCAGAACCTGGGTGAGTCGGTCTGGATCTGCGAGTGCCTGAACCTCACGCTGCACGTCGAGGGTCAGGGTGAGGCCCGCGCTGGAGAAGGGCCGTTCAAACTGCGCACACGCCCCACGGGCAAGCTCTGCCAGCGCTACAGGGCGCGCCTTCACGGGAATCACGCCCGCTTCCGCCTGTGTGACAAGCGACAGGTCCTGCGTGAGCCGCTCCAAGCGCCGAATTTCACGGATGATGTCTGGTCCCGCCTCCTCAATGCGGAACACCCCGTCCAGCAGCCCTTCTGTGAGCCCGCGCATGCCGGTCAGGGGCGTGCGCAGCTCGTGCGCGACCGTGCCGATCAGTTCCCGTCGCCGCACTTCCGTCGCCTCCAGCGCTTCGGCCATGCGGTTAAAGCTGTTGGTCAGTTCGCCCAGTTCGTCCCGGCCCAGTTCCGGCAGCCGCTCGGCGTAATGTCCGGCCGCGATACGGGTACTGGCGTGGCTCACCCGTTGCACGGACCGCAGAATCTGGCGGCTGACGAGGGCACTCACCACCAGGGCCAACAGCAGGGTCACGACACTGGCCACCGCGAGGGCGCTTCCAAACGCGCCTGTGAAGCCCTCAGACAGCTGCCGGCGCATCTCTGGGATGTCCTGCATACCGAACATCTGCACCATCTGTTCGGTATGCGAGCGGTAAAAGAAGGGCGCAGTCCATTCCGCGATCACGGTCATCGTCATGGCGGACAGGGCGATCACGGCGAGGTAGGAGAGCAACAGCTTCGCACGCAGGCCGAGTCCGGCGTTGCCGCCGGGTTTACTTGAGCCGGCCAAAGCGGTACCCCACCCCCCGGACAGCGTGCAGGAGCTGCGGCGCCTGCCCAGACTCTCCCAAGTGCCGGCGCAGGCTCACCATGTGCACGTCCACCACCCGGTCAACTCCAGGAAAGTCCTCACCCCACACCCGTTGAATCAGCTCATTGCGGGTGAAGACCCGCCCGGGCGCCCGGGCGAGTTCGTGCAGCAGATCGAACTCCAGGGCACTCAGGTCAAGTGCCTGTCCGGCGAGACTGGCCTCGCGGGTCACTGGATCCACCCGCAGACCCTCGTAGAGGACGGGGATCGGAGCAGCCTCACCCGACGTGCGGCGCAGGACCGCTTTCACCCGGGCCACCAGCTCGCGCGGACTGAACGGCTTGACCACGTAGTCGTCTGCACCGAGTTCCAGGCCCAGCACCCGGTCGAACTCCTCCCCACGGGCCGTGAGGAGGATGATGGGTACGTTCGTGGTTGTCCGGAGACGTTTGCAGACGTCCAGGCCGTTCACCTTTGGCAGCATGACGTCAAGCACGATGAGCGCCAGTCCGCCCGCTTCAGCTTGAAGCAAGCCGTCGAGGCCGTCCGACGCCGTCTGGACCTGAAAACCTTCACGTTCCAGGTATGCGGCGACAACCTTGCGCACGCTCGGCTCATCATCCACCACCAACACTGTCGTCATGCTGCGTCCAGTATGCCGGGAGACAGCTCAGCAAGAAATGACATCCGGACTGCCCACCGGTTCACCAGCTCTCCCAGCCACCGACTGCGGCGTGCCGGCCACCGCCGTGAAGCTCCTGTTGCTTTCGCGAGTCCCTGTGATGAACACGGCTCT
Proteins encoded in this window:
- a CDS encoding response regulator, producing the protein MTTVLVVDDEPSVRKVVAAYLEREGFQVQTASDGLDGLLQAEAGGLALIVLDVMLPKVNGLDVCKRLRTTTNVPIILLTARGEEFDRVLGLELGADDYVVKPFSPRELVARVKAVLRRTSGEAAPIPVLYEGLRVDPVTREASLAGQALDLSALEFDLLHELARAPGRVFTRNELIQRVWGEDFPGVDRVVDVHMVSLRRHLGESGQAPQLLHAVRGVGYRFGRLK
- a CDS encoding sensor histidine kinase; the protein is MAGSSKPGGNAGLGLRAKLLLSYLAVIALSAMTMTVIAEWTAPFFYRSHTEQMVQMFGMQDIPEMRRQLSEGFTGAFGSALAVASVVTLLLALVVSALVSRQILRSVQRVSHASTRIAAGHYAERLPELGRDELGELTNSFNRMAEALEATEVRRRELIGTVAHELRTPLTGMRGLTEGLLDGVFRIEEAGPDIIREIRRLERLTQDLSLVTQAEAGVIPVKARPVALAELARGACAQFERPFSSAGLTLTLDVQREVQALADPDRLTQVLVNLLANALRHTHQGGVTVRVKRAGQCGCVQVQDTGEGIASEDLPHVFERFYRSDQSRARDAEESVGAGIGLTVSRHLIEAMAGQIWIESTPGVGTTLTVEVPLAAAFDGSSLRKS
- a CDS encoding sensor histidine kinase translates to MTTSRGNNKIQELPLAERAGVACAQLRRAFVSQGLILSLKVQRDVLVVADSDRVTQVLVTSNALRHTQHGGVAVRIDGSGRLGWLKVRDTGEGISTQDLPHAFERFYRSDQSRARDAEENIGAGVGLTVSHHLVVAMGATIQVSSTEGVGSTFTVRLPQGLTGELAGRSEQVG
- a CDS encoding DUF4396 domain-containing protein, which produces MTMMTPAWLTPLAWIYVLASALTAVFLTYLVAARQPRSALDWVWPLSALFLGPAALAPYARWGRAPGSTPRSAGAPFAVALLSGAAASTIAHLIGVPVVFGAGWTIAGQALWAVALFILILATALLFLAEYVTSAGHRSSGLASPSAGTLLLATFVTVLAFDVGMVGWMLYLHTSQLMAPISDVVFVFQMQVGMILGMLTASPVVAWFASRRTLAAAVHQMAPITGR